From the Brachyspira intermedia PWS/A genome, the window CATTAAAAACTGTAATAAAACATGAGTTTAATAATGCCTATGGAAAATTATCTCCAGATAGTTTTTGTAACAAGGTATGTACTCAAATAGCTTCAAACTCAGCATCAAATACTTATGATTTGTTGGGAGATTTTCCAGAGTTTAAGGAATGGACATCAGCAAGACAAGTAAAAGATATGAAAGAACACTCATATACAGTAAGCAACAAAAATTATGAAGCTACTTTAGGTGTTAAGCGTATGGATTTAGAAAATGATAATATAGGTACATATAGAATAAAGGCAGCAAGACAGGCAGAAGCCGCTATAGAGTTCTTTAATCAATCCGCTGCTGATCTTTTAAAGAATGGAGAATCTGCTTTGTGTTATGATGGTCAGAACTTTTTTGATTCAGACCACCCTGTTTATGAAAATAGTGATGGTACGGGTTCAAATACTCCGACTTCTAATATTTATGGTGCTGGA encodes:
- a CDS encoding Mu-like prophage major head subunit gpT family protein: MPVTVDSKLQSLKTVIKHEFNNAYGKLSPDSFCNKVCTQIASNSASNTYDLLGDFPEFKEWTSARQVKDMKEHSYTVSNKNYEATLGVKRMDLENDNIGTYRIKAARQAEAAIEFFNQSAADLLKNGESALCYDGQNFFDSDHPVYENSDGTGSNTPTSNIYGAGSSAAWYLLDLSKSLKPFIFQQREALKMEAITNPNSEYVFTNDAYMFGSSWRGAFCYGFWQQALISKEDLTAENFEKAYAQMRKVTKDGGRKMGIRATHIVIPPDLQSKAEGIFNVANNAAGAGNINYKKVEIIVCDWL